tgcatgcatgtggtttgcgtggacctttaaattttcggggcgttacaatatTCCCCCCTTataattgaatttcgtcctcgaaattcacttatccttaataacccaaagtttagacttagttctagtatcccaaaaatacacgcttccgctgcgctactctgataaaaacttaagttctaaaatgttcttacgtctccttgatcccaattaaattttccttctaaatccttatttgcaaatcgcaacttaaaaagacccatggTGACTTAGTGCTAtgctattataacctcgaatttcaacttttcttaaaattctcaatataaaaagatggatgaccatactcatcgtatattattttccttattttgtaCCCAAACTGTTCATCAACctgtcaaatttcaatcttaaaatcccaaacacacCTACTGACGCTTAGATTCTCCAGCttaatattgattcatccttgAAAACCATTGATTAACATTTCTTAACGTTATAAGGTATCCCAAGATTCTAAATATTCTTAcaagtctaaatcatcaaaaatccCTATCAATTAAACCATCAGATTATCGcttattgctaaattagtcATCAATttccttaacaattgcaaaataaattcttaatttcctcaaaaattattctaattggtccttaatttcaaaaatattatgattaacccacaagtttttggcattcttaatttacTGCTACgagtttcccataacataatttcgataattttaaacttatttacccaaaatcaattatcataaccaattttatctttcatcaaaacttaaaatcccaacttatatatgtttatattcccaaagtcgttgcaatccccgaataattattacttatgattaattcccaaaaattcattcgactagtaaccacgaatcataaatattttcttaaaaaatctacgtgtcgcaaaaacattcataatattcacaattaacttatagcccaaaagtagaatgtcaatactaaaacccaaaaatcaacatagtccaattccaccacaaagccaacatgcgttgaaatcaaataatttcttatctCATATCGTATTAAGTATAAAATTTCTAaagtatataaaacatataatctcATAATGCTGTTAAACATGTGatgtaaatatataattcatgtagtCATGCAggtaatatcataaaatcatataaagcatgtaaacttacaatttAAGGCTTGACGACAGATCTTctcggcactgatggtggcacaaccctttacagaaccattgctctgataccaactgaaacggtTGCcgttctttttcttaaaatgtgctagaatttttttttttaaaaaaaaaccttacatagcATCGACCGATtcatacacatttgcataaaatattttggacatcattttaaaataaaacaaccaactatatatttgagaaatacagcccatactataatctctcaaaaaaccTCTCGAAACATAactaaaaagtcgtaaaaatccttaacataaatcataaacataattgcggaaagctagaatcgctggtcctcgggtcgtgtgcaccttcagtccagtcaggtcaaccatcaagacctcccataaccttaatatcataaacacctgcatcaatcacacctagtgagtctaaagactcaacacaccataatcttgataacaagtaatatgtataaaatcacatgcaacagtgaaaaataattatacttaaaatatcgttttcatgaagatgcataaacttcaaacatgaacattttcgtaaaccattttatgatgcatgaactttacataaaaacattttcataatgatgcatcaactttaaacataaacattttcatgacatgcgaaCATAATCCTTaacttttccctttttcctcaacatgacaacATAaagcatttttcatgatcataaacatttttcctttttccttttccttttcattttcattttcctttgttgaattcagatcgttaattatgactttcctcaaaccttaaaaattcgatggatccatctacatgaaaccgcagtactgggcaacgggggacaccagcaacactctcaccggtcaactgggccctggcctatcctctttcgaatagaaatacgctcgccggggttccctctggggcttcccataaatgggctccctccgaggccttttcccctcacgatatttccattcttaccgttaccacataccgTTACATCATATTCGTAAtactggaaatacgatcgtcgggctcccactgggaccgttaCCCTCACgaaatctccaacattatcgaattagtcacaattacttcacttccttcaacgtttacattctcattacaaaataaaaatcatgcataacgtataattttgtttttgaaactaatcatgcaacatgtcttttaaatgtcttccttaaatcataaaaatcccatagacatttaaaaatcataatttaatcatgaacatttcataaacttttaaaaataatcattttaacctcaaaacatttaaaataacattttgacatattaaatcataaacatataaaattccttaaacatttaaaatatcattttaacatataaaatcacataaacgtttaaaatatcattttaacatataaaatttcataaacatccataactatagaaaataatcacattagaacataaaacagcattcaggacactgtcatgacgtttactaatttttaggtgtaaaaagaccgttttacccctggacgtataattttacgtttctgactttttcttaatttctttgactctagcatgtcccaattaattatttaagcctacatgaattttctaatttttttatttagcttaaatcgatgacttttaaattaatctttaaacataACGTATTattgcgttttaatctcgaattaaaccaaaacttaatataaaattaccaaatttaaaacttagacttttaataattatttgagcttaaatataatttttcataattttataaagcctaaagctaagcttttcaattaattcgttaattaacgtttcgtgcggcgattaaatcccggataaatccaaaactcgttattttgattccggataaatccaaaactcgttattttgatcccaaattttaaacatagcatttttattatttattctacccttccaagtcatgagccagacccgtggacccatggattcatttttagctttattattttcgaaatatgaCCACTTATCGAACCACctgagccatctcccaatttactcgagccatggtcgagccacctcgagccaaaaccgaaccaacccacctaggcaccctactgaccaagcccagcccttAGAACCAGACCCTAACGCCCTCACAAGCCCTGCAATCGAGACATAATAAGTCTACGCGTGAACCCCTCTtgcccaagactcctagccaactaggacacctccagcccTTAACAACTTGACCACCCATGACCCTTACTGCCCCCAGACCAGTCCCAGACCCGAGCCACCCCTAGCTTGAGCCCCTGAGCCACGCACAAGCCCAGCAAAGTAGGCACCAGAAACTCCGCATGGTTGAAACTCACGCAAGAAGACTCCTAGTCATCCTAGGTcacctccagccgagccaccaccaaaCCCACCTAATCctgaccatccctggaccaagcccagacccaACCCataccagcccaagccctggaccCCACGCAGCGAGCCACCAAAACCTCACAGCAACCTCGCGCGTATCTACTGTCCATGCACTCATCACGTTCCCTCGAGCCACAACGCACCCAAGATGCACCAGCCCCTACCCAGACCCTTGTGAACCCTCCTAGGACCCCAATGAGTCAACCAAGCCCCACCCAAAGCCACCTGGCCGATCCCCTCACTCCCTGTAAGTCTGCACGTCCAGCGCCAACAAGTGTGCTCTgttaggactccttcccagcccttatgctcgagtcctagcatggctaggacccccTTCCCTGACCCCTCACAACTCTAGCCCAGCCCTGGATGCAACCGAGCCAAGCTATGCACCATACATCATGAAACCCGATCACCTATGACCCAAACGTTCGAATTCGATTCCAGCGTAATCGGTTCGTGTTTGTAGCGTGTGCGTGTGTTCTTAAGACTCTTGAATTCGTGTAAAAACAATCCTTGATCCTCCCCTAATCATGGCAACCCCTTTTTACATGAAAACAACAACTTTTGAATCACAAATCATAccttaaaaattcatgttcatgcAAAAATGAAAATAGTTAAAAACGTCACTTGTcttcatacaaaacatgattaaataaataatatggtgtgatagataattgaagaaaagaatatgacgtgcctttgcgtttttaacgcacgattttacgttgacgaatcgaagaacgacggcTTGAAGAACTCTAGCAACTTGATGTTTTTCCCTTCATGAAATAATATGTGCGCCGTGACTTGTGTTTGATAGAAGAGTTTGGGGTGATTGGGGAAGTGGGCGTAGGAATGTATGGGTTTTGGGTGGGGTTTAGAATATTATATagctaattaatcactaattaaaCTTAAGTCCATTAAGTAGGTTAATTAGACCCATTAATGCTTgattaaacattaaaaataattttgattaataaactttgtgaatttattagacgAGTTGCCTAAaagtttgtgtttttgttgaaaaatcaacgtcgataaaaattacgtctcggcgtataaaatcacctcaaaatcccatattttcaaaaataagaaaaaacatcatccataatttaaaaaattaaaaacaattatttaataaaaacattttttatttttcagccttcggtctccgttcctcgatcgcaactcaagtaacctttaaaaattacatttttatgcaaccatgtagaaaaaatatattttaaacatgtcaaaatgcacaacataattaatttatgcaattaaaacatttaattaaaatacaagagaatttaataattgcatgcatatAGTTTGCgtagacctttaaattttccGAGCGTTACAATATACATAGAAGCAGTTTGAATACAATTTCACCACACCGAGACTATAACCATCTTTTTGGAAACACTCCCAGGTTTCACAACTCACATCCACACCACATAACCACGTTTCTTCCAATGCATTACTTTTGATCCCACCATTCATTAAAACTTGAATCATCTTTTCGGAATCATGGTCAAGACTAGCAATTTAATTCCGCACCACATTGGCCTTGTTTCTTCAAATGCATCttaacaataaaatttaaaagtttattcATATTCCGAAAACTGTACACAATAtatcttattcaaaattttcaatcaaatcattGGCTGACTTCAATGTCGCGGCTTATTCCGCATTTTACCATGTCTTGGTAATCTTTTCAAGGAATGCTCCCCACCAAAACAAACTCCACATTACTCTAGATACAACCTGCAGCATCTCTGCTAGTTTCCATTCGTCACGTCAGTGTTCCCGGAACAACTATAACTAGCTTCACATGGTCGAAAATATTATCCATTTTCCATGTTGAATACTACTAAAGTGCAAGAAAAACACGTGcattcacaaaaaaattataaaacttgCATTTTGCAATATAGTTCTCAACCAAGCTAAactatataactatataaaagaaaatatgcGGAGAGTAATAGTCACACAATAAAGTTATAGCACAGCAAACAAGCAAGTTGATGAAACAcatctaaataaaaattaatcgtaATGAATAAAAACCACTTATCAGAGGCATTGAAATGCCAAAATTTAAAATCGACTTAGGAGGACTGTCACATGGTGGCACTGAATATTGGCATCTATTTCTTGGCACTGGTTGTGGAATCTGGCTGCTTAACGATACTCAAGTTACCGCCGTCTTTGGTGGCAAAAGCAGCAGCTTTGACCTCATTGCagtgatctataaacttgctaagCTCCTGATGAAAATTACATAAGAGAAGGCTGTCAgaacaatgcaaacacacatcTACGGACATGTTCAAAAAAGAGTGACCAAGACTGTTGATTAAGTGAATGGAACAACTAGGTTAGGGGAAAATTAAGCAGGGTGGGCAGAGAGCTTAAGCTATTTAGTATATTTAGGTTGAACTTGGCTGTGAAGATTTCATTTAAGAAATAGATGCGGAACAACTCTAATAATCAAGGATAAAAAATATATCTAGTTCAGATGGGAATAAATTCGTGGATTTAAATCTCGAATCCATAATCCAATTCTACTCAAATTTTTTGGGCAATATTCaattataatttcaattttaagttattttcgAACTAAAATAAGGTATTTCAAATTCGTAATTACGAGAGTCCATTTAAATCCACTTCTCAAATAAAATGCTTTGATCCAAATGCgatataaataatttgattGGATTTTTATTAAGTATCTGAAACACAAATCCGCCATATGTATGCTTCCATCCAACATGTAGCCTCGAGATCTATTCATGGCCTGCcttaaatatttggaaaatttaaacataaaatccAATTTCAGATACCCACAAAATCCTCAAAAAAAGGTGGTATTCAACTACTTTGCCCCCACACAGACAAGAAATAACAAAATCATTCTCGAGCTAAAGCAGCAGCAACTACCGAAATATCATcattgaaaaaaattgaaggagAAAAGCTCACCTTATCAGCGTCCATCTGCTTAGTCAACTTGGAGGGCTTCACCACTCTCTTCCCTTCAGTTCAAATGCgcaatatattataaatttcagATTATCAGCGCATATATGAATATTAATTTGCGATCTTTATCGTGTAAAATACCTTTTCGAGTCGAAGGTGGTTTCCCGTGGCGATTGAGAGGAATCGATTTATTTTTCTTCTGCCCTTTGAACAGATTCCCCTTTTGCGTCATCTCCCCCTTTCTTGCCTCCTGTAAATCTTGATTCAGAATTTAGGGTTTAGAAGGGGTGATTTGATGCTAAACTAAGGTAGAGCCCTGACCCATAAAAACACTTACACGTGtcattttattctttttattttcaattatttttctcTTGCTATTTTTCCCACTACTCTATTCCAatgttctaaaaagcgtgaagcgtcCCGAAGCGCGCATGTCAAGCTCCAAgtttttcaagcttaagcgagattagcacaggcttaagcgtgaaaaagcgtttttttatctttagtataattgtaattatctcaaaccaataaatagataaaataatacataaatatgataaatttaagtctgatgcattaattctcatatttataaaatcataaaaatatcaaaattataatctttatttgtttttgcaactagaacacattaaaaatgttaaatatttgtcaaatcattatcagacacgcttaatcataattaaaattaaaaaacaaacatctaaattataaacctaatttattattttaaaataaaaaagacataccttcaaaataaaaaaaaattaaaaataaatagatgcgattaattgtgcttaagcacgcttaattaaacaccttaattatgtttaattcggtcaaactacagtttgatcgcttttttccgctttcttcgaagcggggcgtttttgccgagtttcaagcttaagcgagctttttagaacactgctcTATTCTAATAAACGGTGGTTAACTATTTTGGAATGAGAATCTGGTGGAAATATTCGTGGAAGAGATTTacgaattatttttaataaaaaaaaattttggactCCGTGGATTTCtacttaattttataaaatttaacagattttaaagatttttcatataatcatgcagatttttattttatatgatttttattgacatttgtaaattttttaatagaaaCATATGGATTTTGTAATTCAtaattgtgtttttttaattattttgaactAACAGTTGATTTtgaataacttttatttatttaaaatattttttctatcaatataaatattttttacttattgatttaatttacgaaacacaataaataaatcagTATTAAATTTATTGCgattaaatttcaattattcGAGTATATANNNNNNNNNNNNNNNNNNNNNNNNNNNNNNNNNNNNNNNNNNNNNNNNNNNNTATATATTGTAACGTACAttaccgtactttttctacttaaaatttgcggaagacttagaaaaaaaattcgataaaagaagtaaaactgtacgtctctcaatttgttgcaacaaaagatttgaaattcgaagtttgacataagaaataaatgtttccataaaacttaaaacatggcggtcctcgggtttagcctcacGCTCAGTCCAAGcatgctccttggtccccacctccagcctcctcataaacatcctcacctgcatcgatcaagtctagtgagtctaaaaactcaacacgtataaactggaagtaacgaataatacgtaataagaccacatgcaacttcaaaatagaacttacatacttaaaacttgaacttacatatcaaaagcttgaacttatgtacatacatacatagacgagccatcaacataaaacgtttcttaaacatgcttgcatacttgaacatacataacttcatcattttgcgtagagatatgtttcaaagcaagtgacccataacataattcgcctgatcagactaaaccacagtactgggctgacaaacacgtatccactgccacatacatgagatccccattcataatttaacgggctgattggaccccattcataatttaacgctttccaatcacgatctaaacccgttaataatttaacgggcggattggtccccgttcataatttaacgctttccaatcctaaacataatttggtcacaagaaatttagcatacctcaaaagcttaaaatattttcttgcacgtcatacatacttgcttggcgttgagggattcgttggacttcgatcggggccgtcgctgctgcacgtactaacatgaaactgcatacttaacttgcatagctTAGACGCAAATATTATGCTTACTTACGAGCTCATTCAATTTCTTAGGACGATCTAAAATTCTCATGACTCGACCTTATAAAGCATcgcactaaaccatgacatcaccctcaaagcatactataaatttttcccaaaatgtgaaggacacggaccccgtgcctatctccgtgtatgggtccgtgtaggttcgggTAAGAAGGACTTTGAAAAGAAgggtggacacggaccccgtgtcggggtccgtgtaggggccCGGGTAGCCTCGAaaattttgacaccgaaaagaaacaaaggaatggaccccgtgccctggtccgtgtgggggtccgtgtcggAACGCAAAAATGACACTGAcgaggaaacaaaggcacggaccccgtgccagggtccgtccatgggtccgtgtacctgcgggacaagccaacgtacgaaaattctgaacaggttttgcttacagtctagactcgatcgaacggaccatgaatcgacaccacAAGGCCATCTTAGGATACTACATCAATGACTCGAACCTATACGATTGCCCCCAACGCAACCACATGTCCAAATAACTCAATACTCTATAAACAGAACCTTTGACAaaaaatggtttacacgacTAATCGTTCTTCCAAGAGCCTAACGACGTGAAACGACACACCAATAGACATCCCAACGTCATGTTAAATATACCTAGATGCAgaaacgatcacccgtcgatccccaacgaagcctgcaaccattaaacttcaagaacgcatcaatatcataattttctgaaaacgtagtttgagcagtcctacaaaaaacaccataactcactcaatttttatccaaataactcgaattttatatcaaatcaaaagtATCAAAAAGtcctacgatttttgtgttgaaagttttcacAAAATTCctaccgaaaaatcgcagtatttaaaagaCAGCAAAAtcgtgatttgtgatccaaaaatcctttcaaacttgatctaaacatgattgctcaaaatTCTACACGTCAT
This genomic interval from Primulina huaijiensis isolate GDHJ02 chromosome 14, ASM1229523v2, whole genome shotgun sequence contains the following:
- the LOC140957479 gene encoding uncharacterized protein; protein product: MTQKGNLFKGQKKNKSIPLNRHGKPPSTRKGKRVVKPSKLTKQMDADKELSKFIDHCNEVKAAAFATKDGGNLSIVKQPDSTTSAKK